In one Roseburia intestinalis L1-82 genomic region, the following are encoded:
- the malQ gene encoding 4-alpha-glucanotransferase yields the protein MRTSGVLMHISSLPSPYGIGTMGKEARKFADFLKRAGQKYWQILPICPTSYGDSPYQSFSSFAGNPYFIDLEYLCKEKLLTKKECESFSWGTNPRYVDYGQMYASRYPLLKKAYDRFRKNEPEDFAAFCKDEAEWLDEYALFMALKDANGGVAWYEWEKDLKTRKTEALKEARVTYAEDIAFYKMLQYLFFKQWWDLKAYVNDLGIEIIGDVPIYVAGDSADVWANPGQFYLDEELNPIDVAGCPPDAFSADGQLWGNPLFRWDAMKKDGYSWWTKRVKAMSKLYDIVRIDHFRGFDSYYAIPAKDDTARNGEWRKGPGMDLFRTMEKKLGKLNIIVEDLGFLTPSVLKLVKDSGFPGMKVIQFAFDSREGSDYLPHNYEKHCVVYTGTHDNDTLMGWMKTAPKASVKFAKEYLNLTEEEGFNWGMMRGAWASVGDMAIVPMQDLIGIGSEGRMNTPSTLGGNWEWRATSDQITGKLAKRLYKYMEMYGRLNKDQEEEEETEAEEKKVSAEEK from the coding sequence ATGAGGACCAGCGGTGTGCTGATGCACATATCTTCCCTGCCGTCTCCTTACGGGATCGGTACCATGGGAAAAGAAGCAAGAAAATTTGCAGATTTTTTGAAAAGGGCAGGTCAGAAATACTGGCAGATCCTGCCAATCTGTCCGACCAGCTACGGAGATTCTCCGTATCAGTCTTTTTCCAGCTTTGCAGGTAATCCTTATTTTATTGATTTAGAATATCTTTGCAAAGAAAAATTACTGACAAAAAAAGAATGTGAATCATTTTCGTGGGGAACCAATCCGCGGTATGTGGATTATGGTCAGATGTATGCCTCACGTTATCCTTTGTTGAAGAAAGCATATGACCGGTTCCGGAAAAATGAGCCGGAAGATTTTGCAGCATTCTGCAAGGATGAAGCAGAGTGGTTGGATGAATATGCACTTTTTATGGCATTAAAAGATGCTAACGGCGGTGTTGCATGGTATGAGTGGGAAAAAGACTTAAAAACCAGAAAAACGGAAGCCTTAAAAGAAGCGCGGGTTACCTATGCAGAAGATATTGCGTTTTATAAAATGTTACAGTATCTGTTCTTTAAACAGTGGTGGGATTTAAAAGCGTATGTCAATGATCTTGGCATTGAGATCATCGGTGACGTGCCGATCTATGTTGCCGGAGACAGTGCTGATGTCTGGGCAAATCCGGGACAGTTTTATCTCGATGAGGAGTTAAATCCGATCGATGTAGCAGGCTGCCCGCCGGATGCATTCTCGGCAGACGGACAGCTCTGGGGCAATCCGTTATTCCGCTGGGATGCTATGAAAAAAGACGGTTACAGCTGGTGGACGAAGCGTGTAAAAGCGATGTCAAAATTATACGATATCGTCCGTATCGATCATTTCCGCGGTTTCGATTCTTACTATGCGATCCCGGCAAAAGATGATACGGCGAGAAATGGTGAGTGGAGAAAAGGTCCTGGCATGGATCTGTTCCGTACGATGGAGAAAAAACTCGGAAAGTTAAATATCATCGTGGAGGATCTTGGTTTCCTTACACCTTCCGTTTTAAAACTGGTAAAAGATTCCGGTTTCCCGGGAATGAAGGTCATCCAGTTCGCATTTGATTCAAGAGAGGGCAGTGATTATCTGCCACACAACTATGAGAAACATTGTGTCGTATATACCGGAACACATGACAATGATACGTTGATGGGCTGGATGAAGACAGCACCGAAGGCAAGTGTTAAATTTGCGAAAGAGTACTTAAATCTCACGGAGGAAGAAGGTTTTAACTGGGGTATGATGCGCGGTGCATGGGCATCAGTCGGAGATATGGCGATCGTTCCGATGCAGGATCTGATCGGAATCGGTTCCGAGGGACGTATGAATACACCGTCCACACTCGGCGGTAACTGGGAGTGGAGAGCAACTTCAGACCAGATCACCGGAAAACTTGCAAAACGTCTCTATAAATATATGGAGATGTATGGACGTTTAAACAAAGATCAGGAAGAGGAAGAAGAAACCGAAGCGGAGGAGAAGAAAGTATCCGCAGAGGAAAAATAA
- a CDS encoding diacylglycerol/lipid kinase family protein: protein MGGYMLYFIVNEKSKSGNAKQIWKEIEEVLKVRNVSYQAFVSEYRGHAGKLATEICAMDDNDICLVAVGGDGTANEVINGITDFEKVRFGVIPTGSGNDLARGLSLSKDPKNGAIHILNAMKKSREDTWCMDLGEVNFGEKKRLFAISAGIGLDALVCKKALKSTIKDILNKIRLGKLTYLVLTVQSLFTMQTADAEIFFDREEGLQKKRMIFTAAMNFKAEGGGVPMAPAASACDGKLSFCEAAGIPKWRTFLCLPFLVAAKHTSIHGFSVTDAKDCTIRLSRPMVVHADGEYCGEVTEVHFHCLPGKLRVLK, encoded by the coding sequence ATGGGGGGATACATGCTATATTTTATTGTCAATGAAAAGTCAAAAAGTGGGAACGCAAAGCAGATCTGGAAAGAGATCGAGGAAGTGCTTAAGGTGAGAAACGTTTCCTATCAGGCATTTGTATCGGAGTACCGTGGACATGCCGGTAAACTCGCTACAGAGATCTGTGCCATGGATGACAATGATATCTGCCTGGTCGCAGTCGGTGGGGATGGAACGGCAAATGAGGTGATCAATGGGATCACGGATTTTGAAAAGGTACGTTTCGGCGTGATCCCGACCGGTTCCGGCAATGATCTTGCCAGAGGATTGTCACTCTCGAAGGATCCGAAAAACGGTGCCATACATATTTTAAATGCGATGAAAAAATCGCGTGAGGATACCTGGTGTATGGATTTGGGAGAGGTGAACTTTGGGGAGAAAAAAAGACTGTTTGCCATCAGCGCGGGGATTGGACTGGATGCGTTAGTCTGTAAAAAAGCATTAAAATCAACGATCAAAGATATCCTGAATAAAATCCGGCTTGGAAAACTGACGTATCTGGTACTGACCGTGCAGTCATTATTTACGATGCAGACCGCGGATGCAGAGATCTTTTTTGACCGGGAGGAAGGTTTACAGAAAAAAAGAATGATCTTTACGGCTGCGATGAATTTTAAAGCTGAGGGAGGCGGTGTGCCGATGGCTCCGGCAGCATCCGCCTGTGACGGGAAATTATCATTCTGTGAAGCAGCGGGGATCCCGAAGTGGAGAACATTTCTGTGTCTGCCGTTTTTAGTGGCGGCAAAGCATACGTCTATCCATGGATTTTCTGTGACGGATGCCAAAGACTGTACGATCCGTTTAAGCCGTCCGATGGTTGTCCATGCAGACGGGGAGTACTGTGGGGAAGTGACGGAAGTTCATTTCCACTGTCTGCCGGGAAAACTTCGCGTGTTAAAATAA
- the spoIVA gene encoding stage IV sporulation protein A → MEHFSDNREFDLYRDINTRTNGEIYIGVVGPVRTGKSTFIKRFMDLMVLPFMEDEHARERTIDELPQSAAGKTIMTTEPKFIPQEAAEIILPELPGSSAGMPQPALSQSVLPGTAIQGSAAQPKIKVRLIDCVGFMVEGASGHMEGNESRMIKTPWSEQEIPFTTAASIGTQKVIRDHATIGIVVTTDGTIGELPRNAYVKAEEQTVEELNAIAKPYVILLNSQKPYSDETMELAAELKEKYQTAVLPVNCEQLRKDDIVRILENILCEFPVTRVEFFIPKWTEMLKPEHPMKAEIIKTASGILDSMHKTGDVRALSFTPEQYVSQIKIDETDLATGRVVVRMDLDDKYYYENISELTGVPIAGEYELISMIKEMAGQKEAYEKVSDAFEAVQVKGYGVVSPGLSDIKMEEPVLIRHGNKFGVKMKAVSPSIHMIRANIETEIAPIVGSEEQANDLISYIKQGQQSEEGAWETNIFGKSVGELMEDGIRNKIAMMDDECQMKLQDTMQKIVNDNTGGMVCIII, encoded by the coding sequence ATGGAACATTTCAGTGATAACAGGGAATTTGACTTATACCGGGATATCAATACCCGTACCAATGGAGAGATCTACATAGGAGTTGTGGGGCCGGTGCGAACCGGAAAGTCCACATTTATTAAACGGTTTATGGATCTTATGGTGCTTCCGTTTATGGAGGATGAGCATGCGCGGGAGCGCACTATAGACGAGTTGCCACAATCCGCGGCTGGGAAAACGATCATGACAACGGAACCGAAATTTATCCCGCAGGAGGCGGCAGAGATCATTTTGCCGGAACTGCCGGGGAGCAGTGCCGGCATGCCACAGCCGGCACTTTCGCAGTCTGTACTGCCGGGGACTGCAATACAGGGATCTGCCGCACAGCCGAAGATAAAGGTGCGTCTGATCGATTGTGTCGGGTTTATGGTGGAGGGAGCATCCGGTCATATGGAAGGAAATGAAAGCCGCATGATAAAAACACCATGGTCGGAGCAGGAAATTCCATTTACGACAGCTGCGTCGATCGGTACTCAGAAAGTGATCCGGGATCATGCAACGATCGGAATCGTTGTGACGACCGATGGCACGATCGGGGAACTGCCGCGAAATGCATATGTAAAAGCGGAAGAACAGACGGTGGAGGAACTGAATGCGATCGCAAAACCATATGTCATTCTGTTAAATTCACAAAAACCGTACAGTGATGAGACGATGGAACTTGCAGCCGAACTGAAAGAAAAATATCAGACTGCCGTTTTGCCGGTCAACTGTGAGCAGCTGCGGAAAGATGATATTGTCCGCATTTTAGAGAATATCCTCTGTGAATTTCCAGTGACGCGTGTCGAATTTTTTATTCCAAAATGGACGGAAATGCTAAAGCCGGAGCATCCGATGAAAGCGGAAATCATTAAAACTGCATCCGGGATTTTAGACAGTATGCATAAAACGGGAGATGTAAGAGCACTTTCCTTTACACCGGAGCAGTATGTTTCGCAGATCAAGATCGACGAGACGGATCTTGCGACCGGGCGCGTGGTGGTGCGGATGGATTTAGACGATAAATATTATTATGAAAATATAAGTGAACTGACTGGTGTGCCGATCGCAGGTGAATATGAGCTGATCTCCATGATAAAAGAGATGGCAGGGCAGAAAGAGGCTTATGAAAAAGTGTCAGATGCTTTTGAAGCGGTTCAGGTAAAAGGTTATGGCGTTGTGAGTCCGGGACTTTCCGATATCAAAATGGAAGAGCCGGTGCTGATCCGGCATGGCAATAAATTTGGCGTCAAAATGAAAGCGGTATCGCCGTCGATCCATATGATCCGTGCAAATATTGAGACCGAGATCGCTCCAATTGTCGGCAGCGAGGAGCAGGCAAATGATCTGATCTCTTACATCAAACAGGGACAGCAGAGCGAAGAGGGTGCATGGGAAACAAATATTTTCGGCAAATCGGTTGGAGAACTGATGGAGGATGGAATCCGTAACAAGATCGCAATGATGGATGATGAATGTCAGATGAAATTGCAGGATACAATGCAGAAAATTGTAAATGATAATACTGGTGGTATGGTATGCATTATCATTTGA
- a CDS encoding YczE/YyaS/YitT family protein: MKKFIQGMYQKKNFGVRLAAVILSVIVMGFALSLLVLVDLGTDPCTSMNLAISEKLGMGIGNWQALLNTIIFVFVILLGRENIGFGTLANMFLVGYSLQFFSWVWDKILPAGLFDSMAVRILVLIPALAIFVVSAAVYMDVKLGTAPYDAIAFIIAKWMPKVPFRLIRMAFDFTVIVIAFLFGGKIGIVTILMGFTLGPVIGAVGEKIGRFIECD; encoded by the coding sequence ATGAAAAAATTTATTCAGGGAATGTATCAGAAAAAGAATTTTGGGGTAAGGCTGGCTGCTGTGATCCTGTCCGTAATTGTGATGGGATTTGCACTGTCGTTGCTGGTGCTTGTGGATCTTGGAACAGATCCCTGTACCAGCATGAATCTTGCTATTTCGGAAAAACTTGGAATGGGAATCGGAAACTGGCAGGCACTGCTCAATACGATCATATTTGTCTTTGTCATTTTGCTTGGCAGGGAAAATATCGGATTTGGAACACTTGCCAATATGTTTTTAGTTGGATATTCACTGCAGTTTTTTTCCTGGGTATGGGATAAGATCTTACCGGCAGGACTGTTTGATTCGATGGCAGTGCGTATTCTGGTGCTGATTCCGGCACTGGCGATATTTGTTGTATCAGCAGCTGTATATATGGATGTGAAATTAGGAACAGCACCTTATGACGCGATTGCATTTATCATTGCAAAATGGATGCCGAAGGTACCGTTCCGTCTGATCCGTATGGCATTTGATTTTACCGTTATTGTGATCGCATTTTTATTCGGTGGCAAGATCGGAATCGTAACGATCCTGATGGGATTTACGCTCGGACCGGTGATCGGTGCTGTCGGTGAGAAAATCGGTCGTTTTATCGAGTGCGACTAA
- a CDS encoding purine-nucleoside phosphorylase gives MIMNPAYEKLLKCYDSYKAKIDFTPKVALILGSGLGDYADDIRVVDTLDYHDIEGFPVSTVPGHKGRFIFGYVDDVPVVCMQGRVHYYEGYEMSDVVLPTRLMKMMGAEVLFLTNAAGGIQLGMHAGDFMLIKDQIASFVPSPLRGANIEELGVRFPDMSQIYDLDLQDIVKRAASALEIRIKEGTYIQLSGPQFETPHEVAMCRTLGADAVGMSTACEAIAAKHMGMKVLGISCISNLASGISSIPLSHAEVQETADAVAPKFKALVTETIKAIGAQQN, from the coding sequence ATGATTATGAATCCGGCATACGAAAAATTATTAAAATGCTATGACAGCTATAAAGCAAAGATTGATTTTACTCCTAAGGTGGCATTGATTTTAGGCTCTGGTCTTGGCGACTATGCGGATGATATCCGCGTGGTGGATACGTTAGATTACCATGACATTGAAGGATTTCCAGTGTCGACGGTTCCGGGACATAAGGGCAGATTTATCTTCGGATATGTGGATGATGTCCCGGTCGTGTGCATGCAGGGGCGTGTGCATTATTATGAGGGATATGAGATGAGCGATGTTGTTTTGCCGACGAGGCTGATGAAAATGATGGGCGCAGAAGTTCTGTTTCTCACCAATGCAGCAGGTGGCATCCAGCTTGGCATGCATGCCGGGGATTTCATGCTGATCAAAGACCAGATTGCAAGTTTTGTGCCATCACCGCTCCGTGGAGCCAACATTGAGGAACTTGGTGTGCGTTTCCCGGATATGAGCCAGATCTATGACTTAGATCTGCAGGATATTGTAAAACGTGCAGCATCAGCACTTGAGATCCGCATCAAAGAGGGCACTTACATCCAACTCTCCGGACCGCAGTTTGAGACACCGCATGAAGTCGCCATGTGCCGCACTTTAGGTGCTGACGCCGTCGGCATGAGTACTGCCTGTGAGGCGATCGCTGCAAAACACATGGGAATGAAAGTGCTTGGAATCTCCTGTATCTCCAACCTTGCGAGCGGCATCTCATCAATTCCGCTCTCACACGCAGAAGTTCAGGAGACGGCTGACGCCGTTGCCCCGAAATTTAAGGCGCTCGTAACTGAAACGATCAAAGCGATCGGAGCACAGCAGAATTAA
- a CDS encoding amidohydrolase family protein — translation MNIRFYNAKILVPAENHKFQITEGELWVKGKEICYIGDGKTGVDAVCKNGEVLVWEREIDAKGNLLMPGFKDAHTHTAMTFLRSYADDLPLQDWLNKQVFPKEGQLTEDDVYWLNILGIMEYLTSGITSNFDMYFFPPVDAKASVDTGFRTVQTSGLNNFGGTVELMEENYHIVNEMSDLTSFIVGFHAEYTTSKELMEGVAKLAQKLKSPVWLHNSETKLEVAECKERWGMTPTQLTDALGMYEYGGGGYHCVWFEDADFEIYKKKKLTAVTNPASNLKLASGICPTKRFVDEGISMAIGTDGPASNNCLDMFREMFLTSALAKVREMDAECVSADEILYMATTGGAHAMQLFDCDSLAVGKKADLVMIDLNQPNMQPENNIVKNLVYSGSKQNVKLTMVNGKVLYEDQKFDIGFDPADIYRRANEIIRRMK, via the coding sequence ATGAACATACGTTTCTACAACGCAAAAATATTAGTTCCGGCAGAAAACCACAAATTCCAGATCACCGAAGGCGAACTCTGGGTAAAAGGAAAAGAAATCTGCTACATCGGGGACGGTAAGACAGGCGTGGATGCTGTCTGCAAAAACGGTGAAGTTTTGGTATGGGAGCGCGAGATTGACGCAAAAGGCAACCTTTTAATGCCGGGATTTAAAGATGCGCACACCCACACGGCAATGACATTTTTGCGTTCCTATGCGGACGACCTTCCACTGCAGGACTGGCTGAACAAACAGGTATTCCCAAAAGAAGGACAGCTTACCGAAGATGATGTATACTGGCTTAACATCCTTGGAATTATGGAATATTTAACCAGCGGTATTACGTCCAACTTTGATATGTACTTCTTCCCGCCGGTCGATGCAAAGGCATCGGTAGATACCGGATTCCGTACCGTTCAGACCAGCGGATTGAACAACTTTGGCGGCACGGTAGAGTTGATGGAGGAAAATTATCACATTGTCAATGAGATGAGTGACCTGACAAGCTTTATCGTGGGATTTCATGCAGAATACACGACATCAAAAGAACTGATGGAGGGCGTGGCAAAACTGGCACAGAAATTAAAATCCCCGGTATGGCTGCACAATTCCGAAACAAAACTGGAAGTGGCAGAGTGCAAAGAGCGCTGGGGCATGACACCGACACAGCTTACGGATGCACTTGGTATGTACGAGTACGGCGGCGGCGGTTACCACTGTGTATGGTTTGAGGATGCTGATTTTGAAATTTACAAGAAGAAAAAACTGACAGCAGTGACAAACCCGGCTTCCAACTTAAAACTTGCTTCCGGTATCTGTCCGACCAAACGTTTTGTGGATGAGGGAATCTCCATGGCGATCGGAACCGATGGCCCGGCAAGCAACAACTGCTTGGATATGTTCCGTGAGATGTTTTTGACTTCTGCACTTGCAAAGGTGCGTGAAATGGATGCGGAGTGCGTCAGCGCCGATGAGATCTTATATATGGCAACCACAGGCGGTGCACATGCCATGCAGTTATTTGACTGTGACAGTCTTGCGGTTGGCAAAAAAGCAGACCTTGTCATGATCGATCTGAACCAGCCGAACATGCAGCCGGAAAATAATATCGTGAAAAATCTTGTATACAGCGGAAGCAAGCAGAATGTAAAACTGACTATGGTAAATGGAAAAGTTTTATATGAAGACCAGAAATTTGACATCGGATTTGATCCGGCAGATATTTACCGCCGTGCAAATGAGATCATCCGCCGTATGAAATAA
- a CDS encoding MBL fold metallo-hydrolase: MQVIFIHHSCFLVEVDEKVLIFDWFAGDRIKGYTFCGVIPEYEPDTPVYVFASHKHQDHFDMDVLHWAEKYKNIHYILSKDCKMSPHFLQKHGFPDDIREKITYVSAGEKYQVDDVKIETLRSTDAGVAFYVETRGATFFHAGDLNDWTWEGAGDLINGRMRREYRTQIKKLAGKPINLAFVPMDPRQGADQELGMDYFLETTSAEYVFPMHMWQDYSHIPVYKNKIWNPGMAERVVEITHENQVFLIEEK, translated from the coding sequence ATGCAGGTAATATTTATACATCACAGCTGTTTTCTGGTGGAAGTGGATGAGAAGGTGCTGATCTTTGACTGGTTTGCAGGAGACCGCATCAAAGGATACACATTTTGCGGTGTGATTCCGGAATACGAGCCGGACACACCAGTCTATGTGTTTGCAAGTCATAAACATCAGGATCATTTTGATATGGATGTGCTGCACTGGGCAGAAAAATATAAAAATATCCACTATATACTTTCAAAAGACTGTAAAATGAGCCCGCATTTTTTACAGAAACATGGATTCCCGGATGATATCAGAGAGAAGATCACTTATGTTTCGGCAGGCGAAAAATATCAGGTGGATGATGTGAAGATCGAGACACTGCGGTCAACGGATGCAGGTGTTGCATTTTATGTGGAAACACGAGGGGCAACTTTTTTCCATGCAGGAGATTTGAATGACTGGACATGGGAAGGGGCGGGAGATCTGATCAACGGCAGGATGCGCAGGGAATACCGGACACAGATCAAAAAACTGGCGGGAAAACCAATCAATCTTGCATTTGTTCCGATGGATCCGCGACAGGGCGCAGATCAGGAACTCGGAATGGATTATTTTTTGGAGACCACATCCGCGGAATATGTGTTCCCGATGCATATGTGGCAGGATTATTCCCACATCCCGGTTTATAAGAATAAAATATGGAATCCGGGGATGGCGGAGCGTGTGGTGGAAATCACACATGAAAATCAGGTTTTCCTGATTGAGGAAAAGTAG
- the alaS gene encoding alanine--tRNA ligase yields the protein MKKFYGENELRRMYLEFFESKGHLAMKSFSLVPHNDNSLLLINAGMAPLKPYFTGQEIPPRRRVTTCQKCIRTGDIENVGKTARHLTFFEMLGNFSFGDYFKHEAIHWSWEFLTQVLGLEEDRLYPSIYGEDDEAFEIWNKEVGVPAEKITRFYRDPETGECDNFWEHGAGPCGPCSEIYYDRGEKYGCGKPDCKVGCDCDRFMEVWNNVFTQFEGDGKGGYTELAQKNIDTGMGLERLAVVMQDVDSVFDIDTMKAIRDKVCEMSGKKYQVDALDDVSIRLITDHIRSATFMISDGIMPSNEGRGYVLRRIIRRAARHGRMLGIDGIFMAKLAATVINESKDGYPELEEKKDFIFKVLSQEEEKFGKTIDQGLSILSDMEKQMEADGVKVLSGENAFKLYDTYGFPMDLTQEILEEKGFSVDEEGFKKAMEVQRTTARKARKVTNYMGADETVYESVDPSVTTEFVGYDSLNCKSKITVLTTETEIVEALSDGEVGTVIVEQTPFYATMGGQQGDKGIIRTAAGEFQVEDTIKLLGGKVGHVGKMISGMMKTGDEADLSVDAALRAKICKNHSATHLLQKALREVLGTHVEQAGSYQDGERTRFDFSHFAAMTPEELEKVEKIVNDKIAEAIPVRTDVMTVDEAKKTGAMALFGEKYGETVRVVSMGDFSKEFCGGTHVKNTSEIAAFKIISENGVAAGVRRIEALTGDNVFAYYRNLEKELLEAAKAAKATPATLTEKIEHMQAEIKALTSENESLKSKAAKEALGDVMDQIVEVKGVKLLASAVDGVDMNGLRDLGDQLKEQLGEGVIVLASSCEGKVNLIVMATDAAMKQGAHAGNLIKSIAGKVGGGGGGRPNMAQAGGKNPAGILEAIAEAKTALEAQLS from the coding sequence GTGAAGAAGTTTTACGGAGAAAATGAATTGCGCAGAATGTATCTTGAGTTTTTTGAGAGCAAGGGACATCTTGCGATGAAGAGTTTTTCATTGGTACCACACAATGATAACAGTTTACTATTGATCAATGCAGGTATGGCACCGCTTAAGCCATATTTCACAGGTCAGGAAATACCGCCGAGGAGAAGAGTGACCACATGTCAGAAGTGTATCCGTACCGGCGATATTGAGAATGTTGGTAAGACAGCGCGTCATCTGACATTTTTTGAGATGCTTGGCAATTTCTCATTTGGTGATTACTTTAAACATGAAGCGATACACTGGTCATGGGAGTTTTTAACCCAGGTTCTTGGACTTGAGGAGGACAGACTTTATCCGTCTATTTACGGGGAAGATGATGAGGCATTCGAAATCTGGAACAAAGAAGTGGGTGTTCCGGCAGAGAAGATCACCAGATTTTACCGTGATCCGGAAACCGGAGAATGTGATAACTTCTGGGAGCATGGCGCTGGTCCTTGCGGTCCTTGTTCTGAGATCTATTATGATCGTGGAGAAAAATACGGCTGTGGCAAACCGGACTGTAAAGTAGGATGCGACTGCGATCGTTTCATGGAAGTATGGAACAACGTATTCACCCAGTTTGAGGGTGACGGTAAGGGCGGTTACACAGAACTTGCACAGAAAAATATTGATACCGGTATGGGATTGGAGCGTTTAGCTGTTGTGATGCAGGATGTAGATTCCGTATTTGATATTGATACCATGAAAGCGATCCGCGACAAGGTATGTGAGATGTCCGGCAAAAAGTATCAGGTAGATGCATTAGATGATGTGTCCATCCGTCTGATTACCGATCATATCCGTTCTGCAACGTTTATGATCTCCGATGGTATCATGCCTTCAAATGAGGGACGCGGTTATGTACTCCGCCGTATCATCCGCCGCGCGGCAAGACACGGAAGAATGCTTGGCATTGACGGTATCTTCATGGCGAAACTGGCTGCTACCGTAATCAATGAGAGCAAGGATGGTTATCCGGAACTTGAAGAGAAAAAAGATTTTATCTTTAAAGTATTATCCCAGGAAGAAGAAAAATTTGGAAAAACGATCGATCAGGGACTTTCCATCCTTTCTGATATGGAAAAACAGATGGAAGCAGACGGCGTAAAGGTTCTTTCCGGTGAGAATGCATTTAAACTTTATGATACTTATGGATTCCCGATGGATCTGACACAGGAGATCCTCGAAGAAAAAGGATTTTCTGTCGATGAAGAGGGATTCAAAAAGGCGATGGAAGTACAGCGTACCACAGCGAGAAAAGCCCGCAAAGTGACAAACTACATGGGCGCTGATGAGACAGTATATGAGTCTGTCGATCCTTCTGTTACCACAGAGTTTGTAGGCTATGATTCCTTAAACTGCAAGTCAAAAATTACCGTACTTACCACAGAGACGGAGATCGTTGAGGCATTATCTGATGGAGAGGTTGGAACCGTGATCGTAGAACAGACTCCATTCTATGCTACCATGGGTGGACAGCAGGGAGATAAGGGTATCATCCGCACTGCAGCCGGAGAATTCCAGGTAGAGGATACGATCAAATTACTTGGCGGAAAAGTAGGACATGTCGGAAAGATGATCTCCGGTATGATGAAAACAGGAGATGAGGCAGATCTTTCGGTAGATGCAGCACTCCGTGCAAAGATCTGTAAGAACCATTCCGCAACACATTTACTGCAGAAAGCATTGCGTGAAGTATTAGGAACCCACGTAGAGCAGGCAGGTTCCTATCAGGATGGCGAGCGTACCCGTTTCGATTTCAGTCATTTTGCAGCCATGACACCGGAGGAACTTGAAAAAGTAGAAAAGATCGTCAATGATAAGATCGCAGAGGCAATTCCGGTACGCACAGATGTGATGACTGTAGATGAGGCGAAAAAGACAGGAGCCATGGCGTTATTTGGCGAAAAATACGGTGAGACTGTCCGTGTGGTATCCATGGGAGATTTTTCCAAAGAATTCTGTGGTGGTACTCATGTAAAGAATACATCCGAAATAGCAGCATTCAAGATCATCTCTGAAAATGGTGTTGCAGCAGGCGTCCGCAGAATCGAGGCACTGACCGGAGACAACGTATTTGCTTACTATCGCAATTTAGAGAAAGAACTTTTAGAGGCAGCGAAAGCGGCAAAGGCAACACCGGCGACATTAACAGAGAAAATCGAGCATATGCAGGCAGAGATCAAAGCACTGACCAGCGAAAACGAGTCCTTAAAGAGCAAAGCAGCAAAAGAGGCGCTTGGAGATGTCATGGATCAGATTGTGGAAGTAAAAGGTGTGAAATTACTTGCTTCTGCCGTAGACGGTGTAGATATGAACGGTCTGCGTGATCTTGGAGACCAGTTAAAAGAACAGCTTGGTGAAGGTGTGATCGTACTTGCTTCTTCCTGTGAAGGAAAAGTAAATCTGATCGTTATGGCAACTGATGCAGCAATGAAACAGGGAGCGCATGCAGGAAACCTGATCAAGAGCATTGCCGGCAAAGTCGGCGGTGGCGGCGGCGGACGTCCAAATATGGCACAGGCGGGAGGCAAAAATCCGGCTGGTATTTTGGAGGCGATCGCAGAGGCAAAAACAGCACTTGAGGCACAGCTTTCCTAA